A DNA window from Coffea arabica cultivar ET-39 chromosome 6c, Coffea Arabica ET-39 HiFi, whole genome shotgun sequence contains the following coding sequences:
- the LOC113692593 gene encoding DEAD-box ATP-dependent RNA helicase 10 isoform X1, protein MKEMMVEEKREVEEEEVKVVEEEEEERIQSFKELGVCSELVEACDNLGWKAPTRIQMEAIPHAIQGNDIIGLAQTGSGKTAAFALPILQALLQAPQPFFACVLSPTRELAIQISEQFEALGSGIGVKCAVLVGGVAQTDQSIALAKRPHIVVATPGRLVDHLSNTKGFTLRMLKYLVLDEADRLLNEDFEKSLDEILNVIPRERKTYLFSATMTKKVKKLQRACLRNPVKIEAASKYSTVDTLKQQYRFVPAKYKECYLVYILTEMSGSTSMVFTRTCDATGLLALMLRNLGLRAIPISGHMTQVWPLSVLRICHSEAKRLGALNKFKGGECNILICTDVASRGLDIPSVDMVINYDIPTNSKDYIHRVGRTARAGRSGVAISLVNQYELEWYIQIEKLIGKKLPEFPAQEEEVLLLLERVTEAKRISQMKLKETGGKKKRRGGDDVDEDVDRYLGLKNGKAKKFKNR, encoded by the exons ATG AAAGAAATGATGGTGGAGGAGAAACGAGAAGTAGAAGAAGAGGAGGTAAaggtggtggaggaggaggaggaggaaagaaTTCAGAGCTTCAAAGAATTGGGAGTGTGCTCAGAGCTGGTGGAGGCGTGCGACAATTTGGGATGGAAAGCACCCACAAGGATTCAGATGGAGGCAATTCCCCACGCCATTCAAGGGAACGACATCATTGGACTTGCCCAAACTGGTTCGGGTAAAACCGCTGCTTTTGCTCTGCCAATTCTCCAAGCTCTTCTTCAAGCTCCCCAACCTTTCTTTGCCTGTGTCCTTTCTCCCACACG AGAGCTGGCTATTCAAATTTCTGAACAGTTTGAAGCTTTGGGATCAGGGATTGGTGTAAAGTGTGCTGTG CTTGTTGGAGGAGTTGCCCAAACTGACCAGAGCATTGCCCTTGCTAAGCGCCCCCATATTGTT GTGGCAACCCCTGGTCGCCTTGTTGATCATCTTTCAAATACTAAAGGTTTTACCCTGCGTATGTTGAAGTACTTG GTATTGGATGAAGCAGACAGGTTGCTGAATGAGGATTTTGAGAAATCACTCGATGAGATATTGAATGTTATTCCTCGTGAAAGGAAGACATATTTGTTTTCTGCTACCATGACAAAGAAG GTCAAGAAGCTCCAGAGGGCATGTCTGAGGAATCCTGTGAAG ATAGAAGCTGCATCTAAGTATTCTACAGTGGATACGCTTAAGCAACAGTATCGCTTTGTTCCTGCAAAGTATAAG GAATGCTATCTTGTTTATATTCTAACTGAGATGTCTGGAAGCACATCGATGGTGTTTACACGTACATGTGATGCAACTGGTCTTTTGGCTTTGATGCTGAGGAACCTGGGCTTAAGGGCCATCCCTATTAGTGGCCATATGACCCAGGTATGGCCACTAAGTGTGTTGAGAATTTGTCATAGTGAA GCAAAAAGACTCGGAGCCTTGAACAAGTTTAAGGGTGGAGAATGTAATATCCTCATTTGTACTGATGTTGCTAGTAGAGGGCTAGATATTCCATCTGTTGATATGGTTATTAATTATGATATCCCCACAAACTCAAAG GACTATATACATCGGGTTGGAAGAACTGCTCGCGCAGGACGATCAGGTGTTGCCATTTCATTAGTCAATCAGTATGAGTTGGAGTGGTATATACAAATAGAGAAGCTCATTG GGAAGAAGTTACCCGAATTCCCAGCTCAAGAAGAAGAAGTCTTGCTTCTGTTGGAGCGGGTCACGGAGGCTAAAAGAATCTCTCAAATG AAACTCAAAGAAACTGGTGGGAAGAAGAAACGAAGGGGAGGAGATGACGTCGACGAAGATGTTGATAGATATTTAGGTTTGAAGAATGGGAAAgcaaaaaagtttaaaaatcgATGA
- the LOC113692593 gene encoding DEAD-box ATP-dependent RNA helicase 10 isoform X3, translating into MKEMMVEEKREVEEEEVKVVEEEEEERIQSFKELGVCSELVEACDNLGWKAPTRIQMEAIPHAIQGNDIIGLAQTGSGKTAAFALPILQALLQAPQPFFACVLSPTRELAIQISEQFEALGSGIGVKCAVLVGGVAQTDQSIALAKRPHIVVATPGRLVDHLSNTKGFTLRMLKYLVLDEADRLLNEDFEKSLDEILNVIPRERKTYLFSATMTKKVKKLQRACLRNPVKIEAASKYSTVDTLKQQYRFVPAKYKECYLVYILTEMSGSTSMVFTRTCDATGLLALMLRNLGLRAIPISGHMTQAKRLGALNKFKGGECNILICTDVASRGLDIPSVDMVINYDIPTNSKDYIHRVGRTARAGRSGVAISLVNQYELEWYIQIEKLIGKKLPEFPAQEEEVLLLLERVTEAKRISQMKLKETGGKKKRRGGDDVDEDVDRYLGLKNGKAKKFKNR; encoded by the exons ATG AAAGAAATGATGGTGGAGGAGAAACGAGAAGTAGAAGAAGAGGAGGTAAaggtggtggaggaggaggaggaggaaagaaTTCAGAGCTTCAAAGAATTGGGAGTGTGCTCAGAGCTGGTGGAGGCGTGCGACAATTTGGGATGGAAAGCACCCACAAGGATTCAGATGGAGGCAATTCCCCACGCCATTCAAGGGAACGACATCATTGGACTTGCCCAAACTGGTTCGGGTAAAACCGCTGCTTTTGCTCTGCCAATTCTCCAAGCTCTTCTTCAAGCTCCCCAACCTTTCTTTGCCTGTGTCCTTTCTCCCACACG AGAGCTGGCTATTCAAATTTCTGAACAGTTTGAAGCTTTGGGATCAGGGATTGGTGTAAAGTGTGCTGTG CTTGTTGGAGGAGTTGCCCAAACTGACCAGAGCATTGCCCTTGCTAAGCGCCCCCATATTGTT GTGGCAACCCCTGGTCGCCTTGTTGATCATCTTTCAAATACTAAAGGTTTTACCCTGCGTATGTTGAAGTACTTG GTATTGGATGAAGCAGACAGGTTGCTGAATGAGGATTTTGAGAAATCACTCGATGAGATATTGAATGTTATTCCTCGTGAAAGGAAGACATATTTGTTTTCTGCTACCATGACAAAGAAG GTCAAGAAGCTCCAGAGGGCATGTCTGAGGAATCCTGTGAAG ATAGAAGCTGCATCTAAGTATTCTACAGTGGATACGCTTAAGCAACAGTATCGCTTTGTTCCTGCAAAGTATAAG GAATGCTATCTTGTTTATATTCTAACTGAGATGTCTGGAAGCACATCGATGGTGTTTACACGTACATGTGATGCAACTGGTCTTTTGGCTTTGATGCTGAGGAACCTGGGCTTAAGGGCCATCCCTATTAGTGGCCATATGACCCAG GCAAAAAGACTCGGAGCCTTGAACAAGTTTAAGGGTGGAGAATGTAATATCCTCATTTGTACTGATGTTGCTAGTAGAGGGCTAGATATTCCATCTGTTGATATGGTTATTAATTATGATATCCCCACAAACTCAAAG GACTATATACATCGGGTTGGAAGAACTGCTCGCGCAGGACGATCAGGTGTTGCCATTTCATTAGTCAATCAGTATGAGTTGGAGTGGTATATACAAATAGAGAAGCTCATTG GGAAGAAGTTACCCGAATTCCCAGCTCAAGAAGAAGAAGTCTTGCTTCTGTTGGAGCGGGTCACGGAGGCTAAAAGAATCTCTCAAATG AAACTCAAAGAAACTGGTGGGAAGAAGAAACGAAGGGGAGGAGATGACGTCGACGAAGATGTTGATAGATATTTAGGTTTGAAGAATGGGAAAgcaaaaaagtttaaaaatcgATGA
- the LOC113692593 gene encoding DEAD-box ATP-dependent RNA helicase 10 isoform X2, giving the protein MMVEEKREVEEEEVKVVEEEEEERIQSFKELGVCSELVEACDNLGWKAPTRIQMEAIPHAIQGNDIIGLAQTGSGKTAAFALPILQALLQAPQPFFACVLSPTRELAIQISEQFEALGSGIGVKCAVLVGGVAQTDQSIALAKRPHIVVATPGRLVDHLSNTKGFTLRMLKYLVLDEADRLLNEDFEKSLDEILNVIPRERKTYLFSATMTKKVKKLQRACLRNPVKIEAASKYSTVDTLKQQYRFVPAKYKECYLVYILTEMSGSTSMVFTRTCDATGLLALMLRNLGLRAIPISGHMTQVWPLSVLRICHSEAKRLGALNKFKGGECNILICTDVASRGLDIPSVDMVINYDIPTNSKDYIHRVGRTARAGRSGVAISLVNQYELEWYIQIEKLIGKKLPEFPAQEEEVLLLLERVTEAKRISQMKLKETGGKKKRRGGDDVDEDVDRYLGLKNGKAKKFKNR; this is encoded by the exons ATGATGGTGGAGGAGAAACGAGAAGTAGAAGAAGAGGAGGTAAaggtggtggaggaggaggaggaggaaagaaTTCAGAGCTTCAAAGAATTGGGAGTGTGCTCAGAGCTGGTGGAGGCGTGCGACAATTTGGGATGGAAAGCACCCACAAGGATTCAGATGGAGGCAATTCCCCACGCCATTCAAGGGAACGACATCATTGGACTTGCCCAAACTGGTTCGGGTAAAACCGCTGCTTTTGCTCTGCCAATTCTCCAAGCTCTTCTTCAAGCTCCCCAACCTTTCTTTGCCTGTGTCCTTTCTCCCACACG AGAGCTGGCTATTCAAATTTCTGAACAGTTTGAAGCTTTGGGATCAGGGATTGGTGTAAAGTGTGCTGTG CTTGTTGGAGGAGTTGCCCAAACTGACCAGAGCATTGCCCTTGCTAAGCGCCCCCATATTGTT GTGGCAACCCCTGGTCGCCTTGTTGATCATCTTTCAAATACTAAAGGTTTTACCCTGCGTATGTTGAAGTACTTG GTATTGGATGAAGCAGACAGGTTGCTGAATGAGGATTTTGAGAAATCACTCGATGAGATATTGAATGTTATTCCTCGTGAAAGGAAGACATATTTGTTTTCTGCTACCATGACAAAGAAG GTCAAGAAGCTCCAGAGGGCATGTCTGAGGAATCCTGTGAAG ATAGAAGCTGCATCTAAGTATTCTACAGTGGATACGCTTAAGCAACAGTATCGCTTTGTTCCTGCAAAGTATAAG GAATGCTATCTTGTTTATATTCTAACTGAGATGTCTGGAAGCACATCGATGGTGTTTACACGTACATGTGATGCAACTGGTCTTTTGGCTTTGATGCTGAGGAACCTGGGCTTAAGGGCCATCCCTATTAGTGGCCATATGACCCAGGTATGGCCACTAAGTGTGTTGAGAATTTGTCATAGTGAA GCAAAAAGACTCGGAGCCTTGAACAAGTTTAAGGGTGGAGAATGTAATATCCTCATTTGTACTGATGTTGCTAGTAGAGGGCTAGATATTCCATCTGTTGATATGGTTATTAATTATGATATCCCCACAAACTCAAAG GACTATATACATCGGGTTGGAAGAACTGCTCGCGCAGGACGATCAGGTGTTGCCATTTCATTAGTCAATCAGTATGAGTTGGAGTGGTATATACAAATAGAGAAGCTCATTG GGAAGAAGTTACCCGAATTCCCAGCTCAAGAAGAAGAAGTCTTGCTTCTGTTGGAGCGGGTCACGGAGGCTAAAAGAATCTCTCAAATG AAACTCAAAGAAACTGGTGGGAAGAAGAAACGAAGGGGAGGAGATGACGTCGACGAAGATGTTGATAGATATTTAGGTTTGAAGAATGGGAAAgcaaaaaagtttaaaaatcgATGA
- the LOC113692593 gene encoding DEAD-box ATP-dependent RNA helicase 10 isoform X4 codes for MMVEEKREVEEEEVKVVEEEEEERIQSFKELGVCSELVEACDNLGWKAPTRIQMEAIPHAIQGNDIIGLAQTGSGKTAAFALPILQALLQAPQPFFACVLSPTRELAIQISEQFEALGSGIGVKCAVLVGGVAQTDQSIALAKRPHIVVATPGRLVDHLSNTKGFTLRMLKYLVLDEADRLLNEDFEKSLDEILNVIPRERKTYLFSATMTKKVKKLQRACLRNPVKIEAASKYSTVDTLKQQYRFVPAKYKECYLVYILTEMSGSTSMVFTRTCDATGLLALMLRNLGLRAIPISGHMTQAKRLGALNKFKGGECNILICTDVASRGLDIPSVDMVINYDIPTNSKDYIHRVGRTARAGRSGVAISLVNQYELEWYIQIEKLIGKKLPEFPAQEEEVLLLLERVTEAKRISQMKLKETGGKKKRRGGDDVDEDVDRYLGLKNGKAKKFKNR; via the exons ATGATGGTGGAGGAGAAACGAGAAGTAGAAGAAGAGGAGGTAAaggtggtggaggaggaggaggaggaaagaaTTCAGAGCTTCAAAGAATTGGGAGTGTGCTCAGAGCTGGTGGAGGCGTGCGACAATTTGGGATGGAAAGCACCCACAAGGATTCAGATGGAGGCAATTCCCCACGCCATTCAAGGGAACGACATCATTGGACTTGCCCAAACTGGTTCGGGTAAAACCGCTGCTTTTGCTCTGCCAATTCTCCAAGCTCTTCTTCAAGCTCCCCAACCTTTCTTTGCCTGTGTCCTTTCTCCCACACG AGAGCTGGCTATTCAAATTTCTGAACAGTTTGAAGCTTTGGGATCAGGGATTGGTGTAAAGTGTGCTGTG CTTGTTGGAGGAGTTGCCCAAACTGACCAGAGCATTGCCCTTGCTAAGCGCCCCCATATTGTT GTGGCAACCCCTGGTCGCCTTGTTGATCATCTTTCAAATACTAAAGGTTTTACCCTGCGTATGTTGAAGTACTTG GTATTGGATGAAGCAGACAGGTTGCTGAATGAGGATTTTGAGAAATCACTCGATGAGATATTGAATGTTATTCCTCGTGAAAGGAAGACATATTTGTTTTCTGCTACCATGACAAAGAAG GTCAAGAAGCTCCAGAGGGCATGTCTGAGGAATCCTGTGAAG ATAGAAGCTGCATCTAAGTATTCTACAGTGGATACGCTTAAGCAACAGTATCGCTTTGTTCCTGCAAAGTATAAG GAATGCTATCTTGTTTATATTCTAACTGAGATGTCTGGAAGCACATCGATGGTGTTTACACGTACATGTGATGCAACTGGTCTTTTGGCTTTGATGCTGAGGAACCTGGGCTTAAGGGCCATCCCTATTAGTGGCCATATGACCCAG GCAAAAAGACTCGGAGCCTTGAACAAGTTTAAGGGTGGAGAATGTAATATCCTCATTTGTACTGATGTTGCTAGTAGAGGGCTAGATATTCCATCTGTTGATATGGTTATTAATTATGATATCCCCACAAACTCAAAG GACTATATACATCGGGTTGGAAGAACTGCTCGCGCAGGACGATCAGGTGTTGCCATTTCATTAGTCAATCAGTATGAGTTGGAGTGGTATATACAAATAGAGAAGCTCATTG GGAAGAAGTTACCCGAATTCCCAGCTCAAGAAGAAGAAGTCTTGCTTCTGTTGGAGCGGGTCACGGAGGCTAAAAGAATCTCTCAAATG AAACTCAAAGAAACTGGTGGGAAGAAGAAACGAAGGGGAGGAGATGACGTCGACGAAGATGTTGATAGATATTTAGGTTTGAAGAATGGGAAAgcaaaaaagtttaaaaatcgATGA
- the LOC113692593 gene encoding DEAD-box ATP-dependent RNA helicase 10 isoform X5, whose product MESTHKDSDGGNSPRHSRERHHWTCPNWFGELAIQISEQFEALGSGIGVKCAVLVGGVAQTDQSIALAKRPHIVVATPGRLVDHLSNTKGFTLRMLKYLVLDEADRLLNEDFEKSLDEILNVIPRERKTYLFSATMTKKVKKLQRACLRNPVKIEAASKYSTVDTLKQQYRFVPAKYKECYLVYILTEMSGSTSMVFTRTCDATGLLALMLRNLGLRAIPISGHMTQVWPLSVLRICHSEAKRLGALNKFKGGECNILICTDVASRGLDIPSVDMVINYDIPTNSKDYIHRVGRTARAGRSGVAISLVNQYELEWYIQIEKLIGKKLPEFPAQEEEVLLLLERVTEAKRISQMKLKETGGKKKRRGGDDVDEDVDRYLGLKNGKAKKFKNR is encoded by the exons ATGGAAAGCACCCACAAGGATTCAGATGGAGGCAATTCCCCACGCCATTCAAGGGAACGACATCATTGGACTTGCCCAAACTGGTTCGG AGAGCTGGCTATTCAAATTTCTGAACAGTTTGAAGCTTTGGGATCAGGGATTGGTGTAAAGTGTGCTGTG CTTGTTGGAGGAGTTGCCCAAACTGACCAGAGCATTGCCCTTGCTAAGCGCCCCCATATTGTT GTGGCAACCCCTGGTCGCCTTGTTGATCATCTTTCAAATACTAAAGGTTTTACCCTGCGTATGTTGAAGTACTTG GTATTGGATGAAGCAGACAGGTTGCTGAATGAGGATTTTGAGAAATCACTCGATGAGATATTGAATGTTATTCCTCGTGAAAGGAAGACATATTTGTTTTCTGCTACCATGACAAAGAAG GTCAAGAAGCTCCAGAGGGCATGTCTGAGGAATCCTGTGAAG ATAGAAGCTGCATCTAAGTATTCTACAGTGGATACGCTTAAGCAACAGTATCGCTTTGTTCCTGCAAAGTATAAG GAATGCTATCTTGTTTATATTCTAACTGAGATGTCTGGAAGCACATCGATGGTGTTTACACGTACATGTGATGCAACTGGTCTTTTGGCTTTGATGCTGAGGAACCTGGGCTTAAGGGCCATCCCTATTAGTGGCCATATGACCCAGGTATGGCCACTAAGTGTGTTGAGAATTTGTCATAGTGAA GCAAAAAGACTCGGAGCCTTGAACAAGTTTAAGGGTGGAGAATGTAATATCCTCATTTGTACTGATGTTGCTAGTAGAGGGCTAGATATTCCATCTGTTGATATGGTTATTAATTATGATATCCCCACAAACTCAAAG GACTATATACATCGGGTTGGAAGAACTGCTCGCGCAGGACGATCAGGTGTTGCCATTTCATTAGTCAATCAGTATGAGTTGGAGTGGTATATACAAATAGAGAAGCTCATTG GGAAGAAGTTACCCGAATTCCCAGCTCAAGAAGAAGAAGTCTTGCTTCTGTTGGAGCGGGTCACGGAGGCTAAAAGAATCTCTCAAATG AAACTCAAAGAAACTGGTGGGAAGAAGAAACGAAGGGGAGGAGATGACGTCGACGAAGATGTTGATAGATATTTAGGTTTGAAGAATGGGAAAgcaaaaaagtttaaaaatcgATGA
- the LOC113692104 gene encoding probable lysophospholipase BODYGUARD 4 isoform X2 produces MATLVQSGKWIQKGLEIIIAAISWMVFLFLDFLEVFMCIFYRLLDEFLEGKAYSSCYCMELMEEKEKTGDCHQVAQVEVDGESELSETLHRRRNFFRGLLGSLGISLVPKGWRNGESFLQMRHGTRWSDCGCDSCVEWMKNADDPKLHVVVQEPQTERASWVGSKEREAENVIFLHGFLSSSSFWTETVFPNLSESAKQNCRLFAVDLLGFGRSPKPRDCFYTLKDHLEMIEYSVIGPYQLNSFHLVAHSMGCIIALALAAKHSKSVKSITLIAPPYFSSLREDASMVALERLAAKRLWPPLLFGSSFMSWNLHFTFIDLTRHTHHSAWHTMHNVICGGAKLADKYLETLRLAKVKINVIQGTRDQVVPIECSINIQKQVQEAEIDKIANANHGSVVLGREKDFTRDLERIWSSVADLH; encoded by the exons ATGGCCACCCTAGTTCAATCTGGAAAATGGATTCAAAAGGGTCTAGAAATCATTATAGCAGCAATAAGTTGGATGGTATTTTTGTTCCTggattttcttgaagttttcaTGTGCATTTTCTATAGATTGTTGGATGAATTCCTGGAAGGAAAAGCCTATTCTTCATGTTACTGCATGGAATTAATGGAGGAAAAGGAGAAGACAGGTGATTGTCATCAAGTTGCTCAAGTGGAAGTTGATGGAGAGAGTGAGCTGTCTGAAACGCTTCATCGAAGGAGAAATTTCTTTAGGGGCTTATTGGGGTCACTTGGGATTTCTTTGGTTCCAAAAGGATGGAGAAATGGTGAATCATTCTTGCAGATGAGGCATGGCACCAGGTGGTCTGATTGTGGGTGTGATTCTTGTGTTGAGTGGATGAAAAATGCTGATGATCCAAAGCTTCACGTTGTGGTCCAAGAACCACAGACAGAAAGAG CTAGCTGGGTGGGCAGCAAAGAAAGGGAAGCCGAAAATGTGATATTTTTGCATGGTTTTCTCTCATCCTCCTCATTCTGGACAGAAACTGTATTTCCTAATTTATCTGAATCTGCAAAGCAAAATTGCAGATTGTTTGCTGTAGATCTATTGGGATTTGGGAGAAGTCCAAAACCAAGGGACTGTTTTTACACCCTCAAGGATCACCTAGAAATGATTGAGTACTCAGTGATCGGTCCATATCAGCTGAATTCATTTCATCTAGTTGCACACTCCATGGGGTGTATCATTGCTTTGGCATTAGCTGCAAAACATTCTAAATCTGTGAAATCAATAACCCTCATAGCACCG CCTTACttctcttctttgagagaggATGCTAGTATGGTAGCACTTGAAAGACTTGCAGCGAAAAGACTGTGGCCACCTCTTTTATTTGGTTCATCATTTATGTCTTG GAATCTACATTTTACGTTTATAGACTTGACTCGGCATACTCATCATTCTGCTTGGCACACAATGCATAATGTCATATGTGGAGGGGCTAAATTAGCTGATAAGTACTTGGAGACTTTGAGATTGGCCAAAGTGAAAATCAATGTTATCCAAGGCACTAGAGATCAAGTAGTCCCAATTGAATGCAGCATCAACATTCAAAAGCAAGTTCAAGAAGCAGAGATTGACAAGATTGCCAATGCCAACCACGGCAGTGTAGTTTTAGGTAGAGAAAAAGATTTTACAAGGGACTTGGAACGTATATGGTCTTCTGTTGCTGATCTGCATTAG
- the LOC113692104 gene encoding probable lysophospholipase BODYGUARD 4 isoform X1, with protein sequence MATLVQSGKWIQKGLEIIIAAISWMVFLFLDFLEVFMCIFYRLLDEFLEGKAYSSCYCMELMEEKEKTGDCHQVAQVEVDGESELSETLHRRRNFFRGLLGSLGISLVPKGWRNGESFLQMRHGTRWSDCGCDSCVEWMKNADDPKLHVVVQEPQTERASWVGSKEREAENVIFLHGFLSSSSFWTETVFPNLSESAKQNCRLFAVDLLGFGRSPKPRDCFYTLKDHLEMIEYSVIGPYQLNSFHLVAHSMGCIIALALAAKHSKSVKSITLIAPPYFSSLREDASMVALERLAAKRLWPPLLFGSSFMSWYEHLGRCVCFIICRNHKMWESLLKFITRRRNLHFTFIDLTRHTHHSAWHTMHNVICGGAKLADKYLETLRLAKVKINVIQGTRDQVVPIECSINIQKQVQEAEIDKIANANHGSVVLGREKDFTRDLERIWSSVADLH encoded by the exons ATGGCCACCCTAGTTCAATCTGGAAAATGGATTCAAAAGGGTCTAGAAATCATTATAGCAGCAATAAGTTGGATGGTATTTTTGTTCCTggattttcttgaagttttcaTGTGCATTTTCTATAGATTGTTGGATGAATTCCTGGAAGGAAAAGCCTATTCTTCATGTTACTGCATGGAATTAATGGAGGAAAAGGAGAAGACAGGTGATTGTCATCAAGTTGCTCAAGTGGAAGTTGATGGAGAGAGTGAGCTGTCTGAAACGCTTCATCGAAGGAGAAATTTCTTTAGGGGCTTATTGGGGTCACTTGGGATTTCTTTGGTTCCAAAAGGATGGAGAAATGGTGAATCATTCTTGCAGATGAGGCATGGCACCAGGTGGTCTGATTGTGGGTGTGATTCTTGTGTTGAGTGGATGAAAAATGCTGATGATCCAAAGCTTCACGTTGTGGTCCAAGAACCACAGACAGAAAGAG CTAGCTGGGTGGGCAGCAAAGAAAGGGAAGCCGAAAATGTGATATTTTTGCATGGTTTTCTCTCATCCTCCTCATTCTGGACAGAAACTGTATTTCCTAATTTATCTGAATCTGCAAAGCAAAATTGCAGATTGTTTGCTGTAGATCTATTGGGATTTGGGAGAAGTCCAAAACCAAGGGACTGTTTTTACACCCTCAAGGATCACCTAGAAATGATTGAGTACTCAGTGATCGGTCCATATCAGCTGAATTCATTTCATCTAGTTGCACACTCCATGGGGTGTATCATTGCTTTGGCATTAGCTGCAAAACATTCTAAATCTGTGAAATCAATAACCCTCATAGCACCG CCTTACttctcttctttgagagaggATGCTAGTATGGTAGCACTTGAAAGACTTGCAGCGAAAAGACTGTGGCCACCTCTTTTATTTGGTTCATCATTTATGTCTTGGTATGAACACTTAGGCAGATGTGTGTGCTTCATTATTTGCCGAAATCATAAAATGTGGGAATCACTCTTGAAATTCATCACCAGGAGAAG GAATCTACATTTTACGTTTATAGACTTGACTCGGCATACTCATCATTCTGCTTGGCACACAATGCATAATGTCATATGTGGAGGGGCTAAATTAGCTGATAAGTACTTGGAGACTTTGAGATTGGCCAAAGTGAAAATCAATGTTATCCAAGGCACTAGAGATCAAGTAGTCCCAATTGAATGCAGCATCAACATTCAAAAGCAAGTTCAAGAAGCAGAGATTGACAAGATTGCCAATGCCAACCACGGCAGTGTAGTTTTAGGTAGAGAAAAAGATTTTACAAGGGACTTGGAACGTATATGGTCTTCTGTTGCTGATCTGCATTAG